In the genome of Rhizobium rhizogenes, one region contains:
- a CDS encoding type II toxin-antitoxin system ParD family antitoxin, translating to MPEIHLSEQDEKFIEEQVAAGVYSDADAVIHASLQLLSSDEGRPAALRNMIREADEEFERGDYVTFAEDDDLTAYIIERARNEK from the coding sequence ATACCCGAAATCCATTTGAGCGAGCAGGACGAAAAGTTCATCGAGGAGCAGGTGGCGGCGGGCGTTTACAGCGACGCGGACGCGGTTATCCATGCGAGCCTGCAATTGCTAAGCAGTGATGAGGGGCGGCCCGCGGCGCTTCGGAACATGATTCGCGAGGCGGACGAAGAGTTTGAGCGAGGCGACTATGTGACATTTGCGGAGGATGATGACCTGACCGCCTACATCATCGAACGCGCCAGAAACGAAAAGTGA
- a CDS encoding AzlC family ABC transporter permease, giving the protein MSISEKRAEFTAGLRAAAPLLVAMVPIGVVFGAVAIGKGLSPLEASLMSLLVFAGGSQFVAMDLWTHPASWSALGFAALLVNLRHVLMSASIAGKLDDFRGWRKYAAMLVLTDESWALSEFRVIAGRLTAAFFTGAALSIYLVWNLATLAGALLGSVVGDMSVIGLDFAFPAVFIVLLMGFWKGRETGFVLLASASAACLTHALVPGAWYIAAGALAGLAVAAFGHGERAEQPA; this is encoded by the coding sequence ATGTCCATATCGGAAAAACGCGCCGAATTTACCGCGGGGCTGAGGGCTGCTGCCCCATTGCTGGTCGCCATGGTGCCGATCGGCGTGGTGTTCGGTGCGGTTGCCATTGGCAAGGGCCTGTCGCCGCTCGAAGCCTCGCTGATGTCGCTCCTGGTCTTTGCCGGCGGCTCGCAATTCGTGGCGATGGATTTATGGACGCACCCGGCAAGCTGGAGCGCGCTCGGCTTTGCGGCGCTGCTGGTCAATCTGCGCCATGTGCTGATGAGCGCCTCCATTGCCGGCAAGCTGGATGACTTCAGGGGCTGGCGGAAATATGCGGCCATGCTGGTGCTGACGGATGAATCCTGGGCATTGTCAGAATTCCGCGTCATCGCCGGCAGGTTGACGGCGGCATTCTTCACCGGCGCGGCGCTGTCGATCTATCTCGTCTGGAACCTTGCGACCCTTGCCGGCGCACTACTCGGTTCTGTCGTGGGGGATATGTCGGTCATCGGTCTCGACTTTGCCTTTCCCGCGGTCTTCATCGTCCTGCTCATGGGCTTCTGGAAGGGCAGGGAAACCGGCTTCGTGCTTCTGGCAAGCGCGTCCGCTGCCTGTCTCACCCACGCGCTGGTTCCCGGCGCCTGGTACATTGCCGCCGGCGCGCTGGCCGGGCTTGCCGTCGCCGCCTTCGGCCATGGGGAGCGGGCGGAGCAGCCGGCATGA
- the purF gene encoding amidophosphoribosyltransferase gives MIEPLSHSPFPGATFKEEIDGDTLHEECGVFGILGHADASALTALGLHALQHRGQEAAGIVSFDGKRFHQERHMGLVGDHYTDPATLARLPGSIAIGHTRYSTTGEVAMRNVQPLFAELEEGGISIAHNGNFTNGLTLRRQIIATGAICQSTSDTEVVLHLIARSRHSSTADRFIDAIRQMEGGYSMLAMTRTKLIAARDPIGIRPLVMGELDGKPIFCSETCALDIIGAKFVRDVENGEVIICEIQPDGSITIDARKPSKPQPERLCLFEYVYFARPDSVVGGRNVYTTRKNMGMNLAKEAPLEADVVVPVPDGGTPAALGFAQESGIPFEYGIIRNHYVGRTFIEPTQQIRAFGVKLKHSANRAMIEGKRVVLVDDSIVRGTTSVKIVQMIREAGAKEVHIRVASPMIFHPDFYGIDTPDADKLLANQYADVEAMAKYIGADSLAFLSIDGLYRAVGGENRNPARPQFTDHYFTGDYPTRLLDKNGEAMGSKISMLASNG, from the coding sequence ATGATTGAGCCGCTTTCGCATTCCCCGTTCCCTGGGGCCACTTTCAAGGAAGAGATCGACGGCGACACGCTGCATGAAGAGTGCGGCGTGTTCGGCATTCTCGGCCATGCCGATGCGTCTGCGCTGACCGCTCTCGGCCTGCATGCGCTCCAGCATCGCGGCCAGGAAGCGGCGGGCATCGTCTCCTTCGATGGCAAGCGCTTCCACCAGGAACGCCATATGGGCCTTGTCGGCGATCATTATACCGATCCCGCAACCCTTGCCCGCCTGCCCGGCTCCATCGCCATTGGCCACACGCGTTACTCCACGACCGGCGAAGTGGCGATGCGCAACGTGCAGCCGCTGTTTGCCGAGCTGGAAGAAGGCGGTATTTCCATTGCCCATAACGGCAATTTCACCAACGGCCTGACGCTGCGCCGCCAGATCATCGCCACCGGCGCCATCTGTCAGTCGACGTCGGATACCGAAGTCGTCCTTCACCTCATCGCCCGTTCGCGCCACTCCTCCACCGCCGATCGTTTCATCGACGCCATCAGGCAGATGGAAGGCGGTTATTCGATGCTGGCGATGACACGCACCAAGCTGATCGCCGCCCGCGATCCTATCGGCATCCGCCCGCTGGTCATGGGCGAGCTGGACGGCAAGCCGATCTTCTGCTCGGAAACCTGCGCTCTCGATATCATCGGCGCGAAATTCGTCCGCGACGTTGAAAACGGCGAAGTCATCATCTGCGAAATCCAGCCTGACGGTTCGATCACCATCGATGCGCGCAAGCCTTCGAAGCCGCAGCCGGAGCGCCTCTGCCTGTTCGAATATGTCTATTTCGCCCGTCCCGATTCCGTCGTCGGCGGCCGCAACGTCTATACGACGCGCAAGAACATGGGCATGAACCTTGCCAAGGAAGCCCCACTCGAAGCCGACGTCGTGGTCCCTGTTCCCGATGGCGGAACGCCGGCGGCACTTGGTTTTGCGCAGGAAAGCGGTATTCCCTTCGAATACGGCATTATCCGCAACCACTATGTCGGTCGCACCTTCATCGAGCCGACGCAGCAGATCCGCGCTTTCGGCGTCAAGCTGAAGCACTCCGCCAACCGGGCGATGATCGAAGGCAAGCGCGTGGTGCTGGTGGATGATTCCATCGTGCGCGGCACGACCTCGGTGAAGATCGTGCAGATGATCCGCGAAGCCGGCGCCAAGGAAGTTCATATCCGCGTTGCCAGCCCGATGATCTTCCATCCGGATTTCTACGGCATCGACACGCCGGACGCAGACAAGCTGCTCGCCAACCAATATGCCGATGTCGAGGCGATGGCGAAATATATCGGCGCCGATTCGCTGGCCTTCCTGTCCATCGACGGGCTTTACCGTGCGGTGGGCGGCGAAAACCGCAATCCGGCGCGTCCGCAGTTCACGGACCACTATTTCACCGGCGATTATCCGACCCGCCTTCTCGACAAGAATGGCGAGGCCATGGGCAGCAAGATTTCCATGCTGGCCAGCAACGGCTGA
- a CDS encoding AraC family transcriptional regulator, protein MHNVSQEQAIDVMPIAATETTRFWRDGRFGGMECLSATFLTHEYSPHAHDTFSIGAIESGSQISTIQGTTEQTGPGHLYLINPDEIHDGAPGGGGYRYRMIYPDTALLRDVIEDVTGRAFHGTPSFPKFLPRDPQMAAAFQVAHRRLEAKSGALEADEGMFSVLATLFGRHGSAIILPVETRERTAVHAARDYLYEHYETDIGLEELAAIAGLSRAHLIRAFRREFHITPHAYLTDVRIRRARSLLRAGETPAEVAAMCGFADQAHFTRHFKARTGITPGQFRAA, encoded by the coding sequence ATGCACAATGTTTCGCAGGAACAGGCCATAGATGTGATGCCGATTGCCGCGACGGAAACCACGCGTTTCTGGCGTGACGGGCGTTTCGGCGGCATGGAGTGCCTGAGTGCGACGTTTCTCACCCATGAATATTCGCCGCACGCGCATGATACCTTCTCGATCGGCGCGATCGAAAGCGGCTCGCAGATTTCCACCATCCAGGGAACCACGGAACAGACGGGGCCGGGGCATCTCTATCTTATCAATCCGGACGAGATACATGACGGCGCGCCGGGCGGCGGCGGTTATCGTTACCGGATGATCTATCCCGACACGGCGCTGCTGCGCGACGTTATCGAGGATGTGACGGGCAGGGCTTTTCACGGCACGCCGTCTTTCCCGAAATTTCTGCCGCGCGATCCGCAGATGGCCGCCGCCTTTCAGGTGGCGCATCGGCGGCTGGAGGCGAAATCCGGTGCGCTGGAAGCGGATGAGGGCATGTTTTCGGTTCTCGCCACCCTGTTCGGCCGGCACGGCAGCGCCATCATCCTGCCTGTGGAAACCCGTGAAAGAACGGCGGTCCATGCCGCCCGGGACTATCTTTACGAACACTATGAAACCGATATCGGCCTTGAGGAGCTGGCCGCCATCGCCGGCCTCAGCCGCGCGCATCTCATCCGTGCCTTTCGCAGGGAATTTCATATCACGCCGCATGCCTATCTGACGGATGTACGCATCCGCAGGGCGCGGAGCCTCCTGCGCGCCGGTGAGACACCGGCCGAGGTGGCGGCGATGTGCGGTTTTGCCGATCAGGCGCATTTCACCCGGCATTTCAAGGCGCGTACCGGCATAACGCCGGGGCAGTTCCGGGCGGCGTGA
- a CDS encoding SDR family NAD(P)-dependent oxidoreductase produces MTIDLKGRIALVTGASRGIGYFTALELARAGAHVIACARTVGGLEELDDAIKAVGGTATLVPFDLSDMKAIDALGANIFERWGKLDILVANAGVLGVISPVGHIEAKVFERVMNINVTATWRLIRSVEPLLLKSDAGRALILSSGAAHSCRPFWGVYSTSKAAVEALARTWAAETQKSALRVNSINPGATRTAMRAQAMPGEDPATVPHPSEVAAAILPLASPDLTETGKLFLVQENRFVDYRQPE; encoded by the coding sequence ATGACTATCGATCTCAAGGGCCGCATCGCTCTCGTCACCGGCGCTTCGCGCGGCATCGGCTATTTCACGGCGCTGGAACTCGCCCGGGCCGGTGCGCATGTCATCGCCTGCGCCCGTACGGTGGGCGGTCTTGAGGAGCTGGACGACGCCATCAAGGCTGTCGGCGGCACCGCGACGCTGGTTCCCTTCGATCTCTCCGACATGAAAGCCATCGATGCGCTGGGCGCGAATATCTTCGAGCGCTGGGGCAAGCTCGATATTCTCGTCGCCAATGCCGGCGTTCTCGGCGTGATCTCGCCGGTTGGCCATATCGAGGCGAAAGTCTTCGAAAGGGTCATGAACATCAATGTCACCGCCACCTGGCGGCTGATCCGCTCGGTCGAGCCGCTGCTGTTGAAATCCGATGCCGGCCGCGCGCTCATCCTGTCCTCGGGCGCCGCCCATAGCTGTCGCCCCTTCTGGGGTGTCTATTCCACCTCCAAGGCGGCAGTCGAAGCGCTGGCCCGCACCTGGGCGGCGGAAACGCAGAAGAGCGCGCTTCGCGTCAACAGCATCAATCCCGGCGCGACGCGCACGGCGATGCGTGCGCAGGCCATGCCCGGCGAAGACCCGGCCACCGTGCCGCATCCATCGGAGGTGGCCGCAGCCATTCTTCCGCTCGCCTCGCCCGATCTCACCGAAACCGGCAAACTCTTCCTCGTGCAGGAAAACCGATTCGTGGATTACCGTCAGCCGGAGTAG
- the cysS gene encoding cysteine--tRNA ligase has translation MSLRLKFHNTLTREKAEFVPIDADNVRMYVCGPTVYDFAHIGNARPVIVFDVLYRLLRHVFGEDHVTYARNITDLDDKINARALRDYPHLPLNEAIHAVTKKTADQFHEDVAMLGCLPPTVEPRATDYIAEMIDLIEKLIARGHAYTAGGEVLFDTRSMADYGRLSKRPLDEQQAGARVAVEAHKKTPGDFVLWKLSSHNEPGWESPWGRGRPGWHIECSAMAGRYLGEVFDIHGGGLDLIFPHHENEIAQSRCANGTHVMANVWMHNGFVQVEGRKMSKSEGNFVTIYELLHTEKFGGRTWPGEVLRLAMLMTHYREPIDFSVKRLEEAERLLAKWPAADAADAAPDETVLEALADDLNTVAAVQALHALAHAANTDPSKLPAFAASAALLGVLPKKAEVDEAIVSAVDALVQLRLEMLKVKNFAEADRLRDELSEKGIQLKDGKDKETGERTTTWEIKR, from the coding sequence ATGTCCTTGCGCCTGAAATTTCATAATACACTCACACGCGAAAAAGCGGAGTTCGTGCCGATCGACGCGGACAATGTGCGCATGTATGTCTGCGGCCCGACGGTCTATGATTTTGCCCATATCGGCAATGCGCGCCCGGTCATCGTTTTCGATGTTCTCTACCGGCTGCTGCGCCACGTCTTTGGCGAAGACCATGTGACCTATGCCCGCAACATCACCGATCTCGACGACAAGATCAACGCGCGTGCGTTGCGCGACTATCCGCATCTGCCTCTGAACGAGGCCATCCACGCGGTGACGAAAAAAACCGCCGACCAGTTCCATGAGGATGTGGCCATGCTCGGCTGCCTTCCGCCGACCGTCGAACCGCGCGCAACCGATTATATAGCCGAGATGATCGACCTCATCGAGAAGCTGATCGCTCGCGGCCATGCCTATACGGCGGGCGGCGAGGTGCTGTTCGACACCCGCTCGATGGCCGATTACGGCCGGCTTTCGAAGCGGCCTCTGGACGAGCAGCAGGCCGGTGCGCGCGTGGCGGTGGAAGCCCACAAGAAGACCCCCGGCGATTTCGTGCTGTGGAAACTGTCCTCGCATAACGAACCGGGCTGGGAGAGTCCCTGGGGCCGTGGCCGTCCGGGCTGGCACATCGAATGCTCGGCCATGGCCGGTCGTTACCTCGGTGAAGTGTTCGATATTCACGGCGGCGGGCTCGATCTCATCTTCCCGCATCATGAGAACGAGATCGCGCAATCGCGCTGCGCCAACGGCACACATGTCATGGCCAATGTGTGGATGCATAACGGCTTCGTGCAGGTGGAAGGCCGCAAGATGTCGAAGTCCGAGGGCAACTTCGTGACGATCTACGAATTGCTGCACACGGAGAAATTCGGCGGCCGGACATGGCCGGGCGAGGTTCTGCGCCTTGCCATGCTGATGACGCATTACCGCGAGCCGATCGATTTTTCGGTGAAGCGTCTGGAAGAGGCTGAACGCCTGCTGGCCAAGTGGCCAGCGGCCGATGCCGCCGATGCCGCACCGGATGAAACCGTGCTCGAGGCGCTTGCCGACGATCTCAACACGGTTGCCGCCGTGCAGGCACTGCATGCGCTGGCTCACGCTGCCAATACCGATCCATCCAAACTGCCGGCCTTTGCGGCCAGCGCCGCACTGCTCGGTGTCCTGCCGAAGAAGGCGGAAGTGGACGAGGCCATCGTTTCGGCTGTCGATGCGCTGGTGCAGCTGCGTCTGGAAATGCTGAAGGTGAAGAACTTCGCGGAGGCGGATCGTTTGCGTGATGAGCTTTCCGAGAAGGGCATTCAGTTGAAGGATGGCAAGGACAAGGAGACCGGGGAGCGGACGACGACGTGGGAGATTAAGCGGTAA
- the radA gene encoding DNA repair protein RadA, which translates to MAKAKTQFVCQNCGTVHTRWAGKCEGCGEWNTIVEEDPMGGIGSGPGKTPKKGRPVTLTSLSGEIEEAPRIPTGISELDRATGGGFVRGSAVLIGGDPGIGKSTLLMQAAAALSRRGHRIIYVSGEEAVAQVRLRAQRLGAAETDVLLAAETNVEDILATISEGKRPDLVIIDSIQTLWSDTADSAPGTVTQVRTGVQAMIRFAKQTGATMVLVGHVTKEGQIAGPRVVEHMVDAVLYFEGDRGHHHRILRTVKNRFGPTDEIGVFEMSDRGLREVSNPSELFLGERNEKSPGAAVFAGIEGTRPVLVEVQALVAATSLGTPRRAVVGWDSSRLAMILAVLEAHCGVKLGQHDVYLNVAGGYRISEPAADMAIASALVSSLAGLALPADCVYFGEISLSGAVRPVSHTGQRLKEAEKLGFSAALLPSASAELPKGGKGRWTEIESLPDLVARIAGSGNRFKQVEDDEY; encoded by the coding sequence ATGGCAAAAGCCAAAACCCAATTCGTGTGCCAGAACTGCGGCACGGTTCACACCCGCTGGGCGGGAAAATGCGAAGGCTGCGGCGAATGGAATACCATCGTCGAGGAAGACCCGATGGGTGGCATCGGCTCCGGGCCGGGCAAGACGCCCAAGAAGGGCCGGCCCGTCACGCTCACCTCGCTTTCCGGCGAGATCGAGGAAGCGCCGCGTATTCCGACCGGCATCAGCGAGCTGGACCGGGCGACCGGTGGCGGTTTCGTGCGCGGTTCGGCCGTCCTGATCGGCGGCGATCCGGGCATCGGTAAATCGACGCTCCTCATGCAGGCGGCGGCGGCCCTTTCGCGGCGCGGGCATCGCATCATCTATGTATCGGGCGAAGAAGCGGTGGCGCAGGTGCGTCTGCGCGCCCAGCGTCTCGGGGCTGCGGAAACCGATGTGCTGCTGGCGGCGGAAACCAATGTCGAGGATATTCTGGCCACAATTTCCGAAGGCAAGCGGCCCGATCTCGTCATCATCGATTCCATTCAGACGCTGTGGAGCGATACCGCCGATTCCGCCCCCGGCACGGTGACACAGGTGCGCACCGGCGTGCAGGCGATGATCCGTTTCGCCAAGCAGACGGGTGCGACCATGGTGCTGGTCGGCCACGTCACCAAGGAAGGCCAGATCGCCGGTCCGCGCGTGGTCGAGCACATGGTCGATGCCGTGCTTTATTTCGAAGGCGACCGCGGACATCATCATCGCATCCTGCGCACCGTCAAGAACCGCTTCGGGCCGACGGATGAGATCGGCGTGTTCGAAATGTCGGATCGCGGCCTCAGGGAAGTTTCCAATCCCTCCGAACTGTTTCTCGGCGAGCGCAACGAAAAATCGCCGGGCGCTGCGGTTTTTGCCGGCATCGAGGGCACGCGGCCCGTGCTTGTCGAAGTGCAGGCGCTGGTCGCTGCCACTTCGCTGGGTACGCCGCGTCGCGCCGTGGTCGGCTGGGACAGTTCGCGCCTCGCGATGATTCTCGCCGTGCTGGAGGCCCATTGCGGGGTGAAGCTTGGCCAGCATGATGTCTATCTGAATGTTGCCGGCGGCTACCGCATTTCCGAACCGGCCGCCGATATGGCGATTGCCTCGGCGCTGGTTTCCTCGCTTGCCGGTCTTGCCCTGCCCGCTGATTGCGTTTATTTCGGCGAAATCAGCCTGTCGGGCGCGGTGCGACCCGTCTCGCATACGGGCCAGCGATTGAAAGAAGCTGAAAAACTCGGCTTTTCCGCCGCACTTCTGCCTTCTGCTTCGGCTGAATTGCCGAAAGGCGGCAAGGGACGCTGGACGGAAATTGAAAGCCTTCCGGACCTCGTGGCCCGCATCGCCGGCTCCGGCAACCGGTTCAAACAGGTTGAGGACGACGAATATTGA
- a CDS encoding DUF2188 domain-containing protein encodes MSRKGQHVVPQSGKWTVKKAGASRATSVHETQAAAVKAATEIARNQKTELYIHGRDGRIRERNSFSKDPYPPKG; translated from the coding sequence ATGTCGCGCAAAGGTCAACATGTGGTCCCACAATCCGGCAAGTGGACTGTGAAGAAGGCAGGAGCATCACGTGCTACAAGTGTCCATGAAACACAGGCTGCCGCAGTAAAGGCAGCAACAGAGATTGCACGTAATCAAAAAACCGAACTATACATTCACGGACGCGACGGACGTATTCGTGAGCGAAACTCTTTTAGCAAAGACCCTTATCCACCGAAAGGTTGA
- a CDS encoding type II toxin-antitoxin system RelE/ParE family toxin, translating to MIKTRTFSLSSRAIRDLIYIYKFLEDKNPVAGEQLVSAIERKIRDTARLGLTGVSRDWISRGLRAVNHKNRCIYFRVKENELRICVSSTVINTSARTT from the coding sequence GTGATAAAGACGCGTACTTTTTCCCTGTCATCGCGGGCCATTCGCGATCTTATCTATATCTATAAATTTCTGGAGGACAAAAATCCGGTCGCTGGCGAACAGCTCGTATCGGCCATTGAGCGGAAAATCAGGGACACGGCACGACTGGGTCTCACCGGAGTTTCCCGTGACTGGATCAGTAGAGGCCTTCGCGCCGTAAATCATAAGAATCGCTGCATCTATTTTCGCGTAAAAGAAAACGAGTTGCGCATTTGCGTATCGTCCACGGTCATCAACACATCGGCGCGGACGACATAG
- a CDS encoding endonuclease domain-containing protein → MTDPELRFWNAVRAHRLDGLSFRRQLPVCGYIVDFACPSHKIVVELDGFQHADDAAAAYDLHRTQALEELGWTVLRFWNDDIMSDIDNVCLHIIRTVKENQP, encoded by the coding sequence ATGACCGACCCCGAACTGAGGTTCTGGAACGCCGTCCGTGCTCATCGCCTAGACGGCCTCTCTTTCAGACGCCAGCTACCGGTTTGCGGATACATCGTTGATTTCGCCTGCCCGTCGCATAAGATCGTCGTCGAACTGGACGGGTTTCAGCACGCGGACGACGCTGCGGCAGCCTATGACCTGCACAGAACGCAGGCACTCGAGGAACTTGGCTGGACCGTCCTCCGCTTCTGGAACGACGATATCATGAGCGACATCGACAATGTCTGTCTCCACATTATCCGAACGGTAAAGGAGAACCAACCATGA
- a CDS encoding AzlD family protein, which yields MTLDPNTLLTILAMMAATVATRLGGLLLVSHFTLTPRLKKALGVVPPAVLMAVVTPTALATGPAETIACAITAVAALRLSLLPAATVGVAAVALLRGIGL from the coding sequence ATGACGCTCGACCCGAATACCCTGCTGACGATCCTCGCCATGATGGCGGCAACCGTCGCCACCCGGCTTGGCGGCCTGTTGCTGGTCAGTCATTTTACCCTGACGCCGCGCCTGAAAAAGGCGCTCGGCGTGGTTCCTCCCGCCGTCCTGATGGCCGTGGTCACCCCGACGGCGCTTGCCACCGGGCCGGCGGAAACCATCGCCTGCGCAATCACCGCCGTCGCGGCGCTGCGCCTCAGCCTTCTGCCGGCCGCCACGGTCGGTGTTGCGGCCGTGGCGCTGCTGCGCGGAATCGGATTGTGA
- a CDS encoding CvpA family protein: MPITIFDGIVIAVVLFSAILAMVRGFSREILSIASWAGSVAAAYYLYPVLLPYARNYTDDDKIAIAGSAGVVFLVSLIVISFITSRIADFIIDSRIGALDRTLGFLFGAARGILLLVVAVAFWNWLVDVKTQPEWVTQAKSKPFLDGLVGKLEAVLPDDIEPQIRARILGKPQEPATTQAPAEDVPATNPPATNN; this comes from the coding sequence ATGCCCATTACAATTTTCGACGGCATCGTCATCGCCGTTGTTCTTTTCTCCGCCATTCTCGCGATGGTCCGCGGCTTCTCCCGCGAAATTCTGTCGATCGCGAGCTGGGCCGGTTCGGTGGCCGCCGCCTATTATCTTTATCCGGTTCTGCTGCCCTATGCGCGCAACTATACCGATGACGACAAGATCGCCATTGCCGGTTCGGCAGGCGTCGTTTTCCTCGTCTCGCTGATCGTGATTTCCTTCATCACCTCGCGTATTGCCGATTTCATCATCGACAGCCGCATCGGCGCGCTGGATCGCACGCTCGGTTTCCTGTTCGGCGCGGCGCGCGGCATCCTGCTGCTCGTCGTCGCGGTCGCCTTCTGGAACTGGCTGGTGGATGTGAAGACGCAGCCGGAATGGGTGACGCAGGCGAAGTCCAAGCCCTTCCTCGACGGGCTGGTGGGCAAGCTGGAAGCGGTTCTGCCTGACGATATCGAGCCGCAGATCCGCGCCCGTATCCTTGGAAAACCGCAGGAACCGGCGACGACGCAGGCGCCTGCGGAAGATGTGCCGGCAACAAATCCGCCAGCAACGAATAATTGA
- the alr gene encoding alanine racemase — protein sequence MTDDFEETFAGTETDAFEHAPLRLTVDLGALADNWRDMKKRSGKARTAAVVKADAYGLGIEDCGATLYHAGARDFFVATVAEGATLRSYAPEARIFVLSGIWQGQERQVFDNDLVPVLASEEQLSFWMATVAERGDHPCALHVDTGFNRLGLPLDDALFLADDVTRPASFDPVLVLSHLACADTPSSPMNRAQLESFRKVSAAFEGIESSLSASAGIFLGPDYHFDLTRPGIALYGGEAVNDVANPMRPVAKAEARIIQIREAGEGQTVSYGGSFLLKRASRLAIASVGYADGYQRSLSGSGIPLREMGHGGAYGVVNDHRVPVAGRVTMDLTIFDVTDVPANAIRNGDYIELFGPNVPVDETARAAGTIGYEMLTGLGLRYERQYLMADD from the coding sequence ATGACAGACGACTTCGAAGAGACTTTCGCCGGAACAGAAACCGACGCTTTCGAGCACGCACCGTTGAGGCTGACCGTCGATCTTGGCGCGCTGGCCGATAACTGGCGGGACATGAAGAAGCGGTCCGGCAAGGCGCGGACGGCGGCTGTCGTCAAGGCCGATGCTTACGGCCTCGGTATCGAGGATTGCGGCGCCACCCTGTACCATGCCGGTGCGCGGGATTTCTTCGTGGCGACGGTGGCCGAGGGCGCGACGCTGCGCTCCTATGCCCCGGAAGCGCGCATCTTCGTGCTCTCAGGAATCTGGCAGGGCCAGGAACGGCAGGTCTTCGACAATGATCTGGTGCCGGTGCTGGCATCCGAGGAGCAGCTGTCCTTCTGGATGGCGACGGTGGCCGAGCGTGGCGACCACCCTTGCGCGCTGCATGTCGATACCGGTTTCAATCGCCTCGGGCTGCCGCTCGACGACGCGCTGTTTCTGGCTGACGACGTCACACGGCCGGCGAGTTTCGATCCGGTTCTGGTTCTGTCGCATCTCGCCTGCGCCGACACGCCCTCCTCGCCGATGAACAGGGCCCAGCTCGAATCATTCCGGAAGGTTAGCGCCGCTTTTGAAGGCATCGAATCAAGCCTCTCGGCTTCCGCCGGCATCTTTCTCGGCCCCGACTATCACTTTGACCTCACCCGCCCTGGCATCGCCCTTTATGGCGGCGAAGCGGTCAACGACGTGGCCAACCCCATGCGGCCTGTGGCGAAGGCTGAGGCGCGGATCATCCAGATACGTGAGGCGGGTGAAGGCCAGACTGTCAGCTATGGCGGCAGCTTCCTGCTGAAGCGTGCAAGCCGGCTTGCCATCGCATCCGTCGGATATGCGGACGGATACCAGCGTTCGCTCTCGGGTTCAGGCATTCCCCTGCGTGAAATGGGCCATGGCGGCGCCTATGGCGTGGTCAACGATCACAGGGTGCCGGTGGCTGGCCGCGTGACCATGGACCTCACCATCTTTGACGTCACGGATGTGCCGGCAAATGCCATTCGCAACGGCGACTATATCGAGCTTTTTGGTCCCAACGTACCGGTCGACGAGACCGCACGGGCGGCCGGCACCATCGGCTACGAGATGCTGACGGGGCTTGGCCTGCGCTACGAGCGGCAATATCTGATGGCCGACGACTGA